One window from the genome of Saimiri boliviensis isolate mSaiBol1 chromosome 2, mSaiBol1.pri, whole genome shotgun sequence encodes:
- the SPINT1 gene encoding kunitz-type protease inhibitor 1 isoform X1 produces MMARACLPSARIPAVAVWLLCALGLPGTQAGPPPAPPGPPAGADCLNRFTAGVPDFVLDTNASVSNGATFLESPTVRRGWDCVRACCTTQNCNLALVELQPDRGEDAIAACFLINCLYEQNFVCKFAPREGFINYLTREVYRSYRQLRTQGFGGSGIPKSWAGMDLKVQPQEPVVLKDVENTDWHLLWGDTDVRVERKDPNQVELWGLKEGTYLFQLTMTSSDQPEDTANITVTVLSTKQTEDYCLASSKVGRCRGSFPRWYYDPTEQICKSFTYGGCLGNKNNYLREEECILACQGVQGGPLRGTSGAQATLPQGPSTERHHPVCSGTCQPTQFRCSNGCCIDSFLECDDTPNCPDASDEATCEKYTSGFDELQRIHFPSDKGHCVDLPDTGLCKESIPRWYYNPFSEHCARFTYGGCYGNANNFEEEQQCLESCRGISKKDVFGLRRESPIPTTGSVEVAVAAFLIIGIVVVVAILGYCFFNNQRKNFHSHRHHPPPTPAGSTVSTTEDTEHLVYNHTTQPL; encoded by the exons ATGATGGCGCGCGCCTGCCTCCCCTCGGCCCGCATTCCTGCGGTCGCCGTGTGGCTTCTGTGCGCGCTTGGCCTCCCGGGCACCCAGGCCGGGCCGCCGCCCGCGCCCCCTGGGCCGCCCGCAGGAGCCGACTGCCTGAACCGCTTTACTGCCGGGGTGCCTGACTTCGTGCTGGACACCAACGCCTCGGTCAGCAACGGAGCCACCTTCCTAGAGTCCCCCACCGTGCGCCGGGGCTGGGACTGCGTGCGCGCCTGCTGCACCACCCAGAACTGTAACTTGGCGCTGGTGGAGCTGCAGCCCGACCGCGGGGAGGACGCCATCGCTGCCTGCTTCCTCATCAACTGCCTCTATGAGCAGAACTTCGTGTGCAAGTTCGCACCCAGGGAGGGGTTCATCAACTACCTCACGAGGGAAGTGTACCGCTCCTACCGCCAGCTGCGGACCCAGGGCTTTGGAG GGTCTGGGATCCCCAAGAGCTGGGCGGGCATGGATTTGAAGGTACAACCCCAGGAGCCCGTGGTGCTGAAGGATGTGGAGAATACAGATTGGCACCTACTGTGGGGTGACACTGATGTCAGGGTAGAG AGGAAAGACCCAAACCAGGTGGAGCTGTGGGGACTCAAGGAAGGCACCTACCTGTTCCAGCTAACAATGACTAGCTCAGACCAGCCAGAAGACACGGCCAACATTACAGTCACTGTGCTGTCCACCAAGCAGACAGAAG ACTACTGCCTTGCATCCAGCAAGGTGGGCCGCTGCCGGGGCTCTTTCCCGCGCTGGTACTATGACCCCACGGAGCAGATCTGCAAGAGTTTCACTTATGGAGGctgcttgggcaacaagaataactACCTTCGGGAAGAAGAGTGCATTCTAGCCTGTCAGGGTGTGCAAGGTGGGCCTTTGAGAGGCACCTCTGGGGCTCAGGCGACTCTCCCCCAGG GCCCCTCCACGGAAAGGCACCATCCAG TGTGCTCTGGCACCTGTCAGCCCACCCAGTTCCGCTGCAGCAATGGCTGCTGCATCGACAGTTTCCTGGAGTGCGATGACACCCCCAACTGCCCCGACGCCTCCGACGAGGCCACCTGTGAAAAAT ACACCAGTGGCTTTGACGAGCTCCAGAGAATCCATTTCCCCAGTGACAAAG GGCACTGCGTGGACCTGCCCGACACAGGACTCTGCAAGGAGAGCATCCCACGCTGGTACTACAACCCCTTCAGCGAACACTGTGCCCGCTTTACCTATGGCGGTTGTTATGGCAACGCGAACAACTTTGAGGAAGAGCAGCAGTGCCTCGAGTCTTGTCGTGGCATCTCCA AGAAGGATGTGTTTGGCCTGCGGCGGGAAAGCCCCATTCCTACCACAG GCTCTGTGGAGGTGGCTGTCGCAGCGTTCCTGATCATCGgcattgtggtggtggttgccatCCTGGGTTACTGCTTCTTCAACAACCAGAGAAAGAACTTCCACAGCCACCgccaccacccaccacccacccctgCTGGCTCCACTGTCTCCACTACCGAGGACACGGAGCACCTGGTCTATAACCACACCACCCAGCCCCTCTGA
- the SPINT1 gene encoding kunitz-type protease inhibitor 1 isoform X2 — protein MMARACLPSARIPAVAVWLLCALGLPGTQAGPPPAPPGPPAGADCLNRFTAGVPDFVLDTNASVSNGATFLESPTVRRGWDCVRACCTTQNCNLALVELQPDRGEDAIAACFLINCLYEQNFVCKFAPREGFINYLTREVYRSYRQLRTQGFGGSGIPKSWAGMDLKVQPQEPVVLKDVENTDWHLLWGDTDVRVERKDPNQVELWGLKEGTYLFQLTMTSSDQPEDTANITVTVLSTKQTEDYCLASSKVGRCRGSFPRWYYDPTEQICKSFTYGGCLGNKNNYLREEECILACQGVQGPSTERHHPVCSGTCQPTQFRCSNGCCIDSFLECDDTPNCPDASDEATCEKYTSGFDELQRIHFPSDKGHCVDLPDTGLCKESIPRWYYNPFSEHCARFTYGGCYGNANNFEEEQQCLESCRGISKKDVFGLRRESPIPTTGSVEVAVAAFLIIGIVVVVAILGYCFFNNQRKNFHSHRHHPPPTPAGSTVSTTEDTEHLVYNHTTQPL, from the exons ATGATGGCGCGCGCCTGCCTCCCCTCGGCCCGCATTCCTGCGGTCGCCGTGTGGCTTCTGTGCGCGCTTGGCCTCCCGGGCACCCAGGCCGGGCCGCCGCCCGCGCCCCCTGGGCCGCCCGCAGGAGCCGACTGCCTGAACCGCTTTACTGCCGGGGTGCCTGACTTCGTGCTGGACACCAACGCCTCGGTCAGCAACGGAGCCACCTTCCTAGAGTCCCCCACCGTGCGCCGGGGCTGGGACTGCGTGCGCGCCTGCTGCACCACCCAGAACTGTAACTTGGCGCTGGTGGAGCTGCAGCCCGACCGCGGGGAGGACGCCATCGCTGCCTGCTTCCTCATCAACTGCCTCTATGAGCAGAACTTCGTGTGCAAGTTCGCACCCAGGGAGGGGTTCATCAACTACCTCACGAGGGAAGTGTACCGCTCCTACCGCCAGCTGCGGACCCAGGGCTTTGGAG GGTCTGGGATCCCCAAGAGCTGGGCGGGCATGGATTTGAAGGTACAACCCCAGGAGCCCGTGGTGCTGAAGGATGTGGAGAATACAGATTGGCACCTACTGTGGGGTGACACTGATGTCAGGGTAGAG AGGAAAGACCCAAACCAGGTGGAGCTGTGGGGACTCAAGGAAGGCACCTACCTGTTCCAGCTAACAATGACTAGCTCAGACCAGCCAGAAGACACGGCCAACATTACAGTCACTGTGCTGTCCACCAAGCAGACAGAAG ACTACTGCCTTGCATCCAGCAAGGTGGGCCGCTGCCGGGGCTCTTTCCCGCGCTGGTACTATGACCCCACGGAGCAGATCTGCAAGAGTTTCACTTATGGAGGctgcttgggcaacaagaataactACCTTCGGGAAGAAGAGTGCATTCTAGCCTGTCAGGGTGTGCAAG GCCCCTCCACGGAAAGGCACCATCCAG TGTGCTCTGGCACCTGTCAGCCCACCCAGTTCCGCTGCAGCAATGGCTGCTGCATCGACAGTTTCCTGGAGTGCGATGACACCCCCAACTGCCCCGACGCCTCCGACGAGGCCACCTGTGAAAAAT ACACCAGTGGCTTTGACGAGCTCCAGAGAATCCATTTCCCCAGTGACAAAG GGCACTGCGTGGACCTGCCCGACACAGGACTCTGCAAGGAGAGCATCCCACGCTGGTACTACAACCCCTTCAGCGAACACTGTGCCCGCTTTACCTATGGCGGTTGTTATGGCAACGCGAACAACTTTGAGGAAGAGCAGCAGTGCCTCGAGTCTTGTCGTGGCATCTCCA AGAAGGATGTGTTTGGCCTGCGGCGGGAAAGCCCCATTCCTACCACAG GCTCTGTGGAGGTGGCTGTCGCAGCGTTCCTGATCATCGgcattgtggtggtggttgccatCCTGGGTTACTGCTTCTTCAACAACCAGAGAAAGAACTTCCACAGCCACCgccaccacccaccacccacccctgCTGGCTCCACTGTCTCCACTACCGAGGACACGGAGCACCTGGTCTATAACCACACCACCCAGCCCCTCTGA